The Cardiobacteriaceae bacterium TAE3-ERU3 nucleotide sequence ACCCTACTTCGCACAACCTGCATCCTGCGCGTGCGCACCAAGTGCTCAATCTGCTGCACCGCTACGACGCATGGCTGGTTGAAGATGATGTCTATGGCGCATTCGATCAACACGCCCTGCGCTATGCCACCCTCGATCAGCTTGATAGAGTATTTTACGTCAGTGGTATTTCTAAAATACTCGGCGGCAGTTGGCGAGTTGGTTGCATCGCAGCCCCGACCAAGCACATCGAAGCCCTGCTACGCCAAAAAATGCTCAGCAACATGACCTGTAGCGAACTCAACGAACGCATCGTTACTGATCTCAGCACGGGTAGCCACTACCGCAAGCACATTCACGATCTGCAACAGCGCCTTGGCGAGGCACACGACAACCTACGCCATTGGCTACACGACAGCCCTTTCCAACTTACAGACAACCAACAACCCGGGCTATTCGTGTGGCTCGATACGGGCATGGACAGCAACGAACTTGCTCTACTCGGCAAAGACGCAAATTGGCTGATCGCACCGGGGTCACTATTTCATCCCGACCAACGCGCCAGCACGTATATTCGCCTCAATATCGCTAATACCAGCCGTGGATTTATTCAGTGGCTGGGCTGCGTGTCAAAAACGTAATCTTTATAAATTAATAGTTTTAAAATAAATCATTGTTATAAATAATATTTAAATACTCATTTAGTGACTTAACATGAAGGTAAAATGACCAATTTATCATCCGTCATATAGATGATTTTTCCTAAAATAATCACAGATTTACTTCTATAACTACGGAGGTTCCCATGGCCAAAACCATTACTAGAGAAACCATCAAGCAGCTCCAGCAACAGCGCAATTACCCAAGTGTTACCCTGACCATGCCGACCCACCGCACTGCACCGGATAACGAAAAAGACCATATCCGCCTGAAAAATCTTGTCAGCGAAGCGGAAACACGCCTACACGACACATTCGGCAAGCGCGAAAGCGAAGCTCTGCTTGAAAAGCTGCACGAACAAGCTGATGCGATTGACCACCAATACAACCGCGACGGCTTGGTCATCTGCGTCAGCAGTGACTTTGCTGAAACCTACAAACTGCCTTACCGCTTACCTGAGCGCGTTGCGATTGACGACAACTTCTTCACTCGTGACTTGGTCCACGCCATGAACCGTGATTACGTGTACTGGCTACTGGTACTCGATGCAGAAGATACCCGCCTCTACATTGGCCGCCGCGAGCATCTGCACCAAGTTGATGAATTTGGCTTCCCATACGCCATCGACGGCGGTGCCCCGGGTGCCAATATCGGTAAAGATGAAACTCAGGCTTACCGCGATGAAATGACCCGTATGCTGCGCGAAGCCGGAGAAGGCCTCAGCAAAGCAATCCGTGAAGTCGATGCGCCATTGGTTGTTGCCGGTATTGAGCGCAACCTCGGCTACTTCAATGAGAGCATTGCCAATGATCACGACGTCATGCTGACCATTGATGGTGGTTACGCAGACCACAGCGCCCACGAACTTGGTGAGCTGGTCTGGCCTAAAGTCAAAGAAGCATTCACCGCCAAGCGTCAGGAAATTTTTGAGCGCATCGGTGCGGCGAAAGGCAACAACCAAATCGTCACCAGCCTCGACGAGTGCTGGCAGGCCGCAATCGACGGTCGCGTTGATACGTTGGTCGTTGAAACCGGCCTCAGTATTCCGGCTGAAGTCAGTGAAGATGGCCGCAGCCTTAAAGTACTCGATGATGCCAATACCGAAGGCGAGCGTGCCTACGCAGACATCATTGACGAAATGATTGAGCACGTCATGGCTGCTGATGGTCATATCGTCTTCGTCGATGAAGGCAAGCTCGACGAATACAATAGCGACAAAGGTTTGGTTGCAATCACTCGCTACTAAGCTCTGAATCACTGATCCTGCTATAGCGAAGCCCGTGGTTTTCCACGGGCTTTCTTATCTATACAGCAAGATCTTTAGCATACCAATACAGTCATTGGTGCAGGTATTGCGTTAGGTTGAATAAGTTGGGTACCCTGTATTTGCTTAACAGGGCAGCTTAATAGCAACCAATGCCCCAAAATACAAAGGATAAACCATGAATATATTTATGCTGAGTAATGGCCAAATGCCAGAATCAACAACCCTACTGGATTATGCCCTCCCCTCACTGAAAGAATCCTTGCGCGAGCATCACGCCAAAAACATCATCGTCATACCATATGCCGTGATTCGCCTGAGCTATGAAGCGCGTGTGGAGAGTGTGCGCGAAGCTTTTGCCGGCTTGGATGTCAATATCAGTGGTATTCATGAGCATACTGATCCCATCGCCGCCATAAATCAGGCCGATGCCATCCTAGTCAGTGGCGGCAATACTTGGTATCTGAATAAAGCTTTGCATGATAACGGCCTGATTGAGCCCATTCGCGAGGCCGTCATGAACCGTGGGAGCACTTATATCGGTTGGAGCGCTGGCTCTGTTATCTGTGCGCCAAATATGTGCACTACCAACGATATGTGCATCGTCGATGCCCCCATCACCGACGCATTGGCTTTCCTGCCTTTCCACATCAACGCTCACTATATCGACGCTGCCATTGAGCACCACATGGGCGAAACCCGGGACGAACGCATAGAAGAGTTTTGTATCCACAACCCACGCAAATCCGTCATTGGCATTCCGGAAGGAACGTGGCTACATCTTGACGATAACGGCCTGAGCTACCACGCGCCGAAAGATAAGCCGCTAACCTATTTCCACTTTGGCGAAGAAAAGCGCACCTTTACAACCAACGACGACATAAATCACTTTATGCAATTATAGTGCCTCTACAAAGCGCTGAAACGGGCATATACGCAGCCTTATTGGCTTAACGCGCTACAGCCAGCATCACGTTCGGCGCTTTGATCACTGCATACACCGTTTGACCTTCAGCAATAGCGAGGTTTTCCGCGCTGCCGTGGGTAATGGTTGCGGCCAGCGTGACACCATGGCCAATATCGACAATCACCTCGTCATTAACCGCACCTTTTTCAATGCGCTGCACCGTTCCAGATAACTGATTGCGCGCTGACAGCACTCCGGCCAGTGACTCGGTTGCGAGCATCACATCCGCAGCATTAATCAGCGCAACTACGTCCATACCCTCACTAAGCACCAAGCGCTCAGCACTGCCTTTGCTGATCATGGCCGTCAGTATTTGCCCCTTCCCGACAGCAAGCTGCACCTCACAGTTCACTGCACCATCCAGTACTGTGACAATCTTGCCGCGCAATTGATTATGTGCACTGGTTTGCCAATAGCTATTCATTAATACCTCACGTTGCTGGCTGGAAAGATGCGCGATAAAGCGCTGCTGTCGCCCTGTGGCTTGCTGATAATTCTCTAACCACTCTTGCCCGGCTGCGCTCACTCGGTAGTTATAATCACCATCATCACTATCGCGCTGCACCAATGCCGTCCCGGCGAAATTATTCAGCGCATCAATACACTGCCGTGCGGTACTTAACGTCATTCCCAGCTTATCCGCCGCCTGCATCAAATCGCCGTATTCTTCCACTGCAGCGAGTAAACGCAGGCGTATATCTGCGCCATCATCATTATCTTGCGCCAAACGCTGCAACGAACCACGCCCATCTTCGCGCACCATCTGCCACACATCATCACCAAATATTTGGGCATCATCAGGATCGTGGGTAATCATCAACAGCGGCAAATTAAGCCGCGCCTGCCACTCTGCAAGCAAGCGACGCATCTGATCGCGCAAGGTCGTATCAAGTGCAGCAAACGGCTCATCGAGTAACAACACTTCCGGCTCAGAGACCAACGCACGCGCCAATGCAGTACGCTGTTGCTGCCCACCCGATAGTTGCGCCGGATATTGCCCGGCCAAATGCTCTATTTCCAGTGCTTCAAGCCAGTAGCGCACCCGCTTATCCTCAATCCGCTGCCGCGGATTCAACCAGCCTTTTTTTGTCGCAAATGCGACCTGCTGCGCAACGGTCAAATGGGGAAACAGTGCATAATCCTGAAACAAATACGCCACGCGCCGCTGCGCCATGTCCAGCCCATCGAGCACACGACCATTGACCTGAATATGCCCTGCATCCGGCGTCATCATGCCCGCAATTGCCTTGAGTAATAATGATTTCCCAGTGCCCGACTGCCCAATAATCACGCAACGCTCAGCGTCGCTCTGCAAACTTGCATCAAGGGTAAATCCCCCCAATGTCTTTTTGACGGTCACACGCCACATCAGCGCAACCCCGAGCGAACAATTTTGCCACCAGCCAGCGCACCGACTGCGAGCAATACCACCACGCACAGCACCGATATCACCAATACCAGCATCACCGCATCGCCATCGCGCCCAGCCTGTACAGCTTCATAAACGGCTGTTGAAAGCGTCTGCGTCTTGCCCGGAATACTGCCGGCCACCATCAGGGTAGCGCCAAATTCACCCAACGCACGCGCAAAAGCGAGCAATACCCCAGCGAGAATGCCACGCCATGCCAGTGGTAACGTCACGCGGCAAAAGGTTGCCATACGCGACAAGCCGAGCAATCGCGCCGCCGCTTCCATATTTGGGTCAACTTGCTCAAATGCTGCACGCGCTGGCTTGAATACCAATGGGAATGACACAATCACCGCGGCAATCACTGCACCCTGCCAAGTGAAAATCAGCTGAATACCGAATACCTCATTGAGCCAGCTTCCCAGTGCACCATTACGCCCAATCAAGACCAGCAAATAATAACCGAGCACCGTTGGCGGCATCACCATCGGCAAAGTCAGCAATGTATCGAGCAGATCCCGCCCCCAAAAGCGCCCACGCGCAAGTACGAATCCGCATGCAATACCAAGCAACAGATTAATACCCACCGCCCACAGCGCAACTTTTAATGACAGTAATAAGGGAACCCAGATATTCATTGCATAACGATTTTCCGAAAAAAGACATATTACCAGCGATAGAGAAAAACACGATCAATGCGCAATAAAAAAGATATCTATATAAGCTTTATTCAGAACACGCCCCAGCCCAGCAATACGCTAATACCAGCGCATTTTATAAAACAAAGAATCCCACACCGCAAAATGATGAAGATAGAGGTTGCCTTCGACATAAGCAAATTTAGTGCAGCGGCAAATTTTGGATAGCTTTACCGACCCTCAACAAAAAGCTAAATAGCGGAAAAATAACAAATTACACTCTTGAAACAAACTGTTAATTATAAATTTTTTACATATTATCATTACTTTATCCACCTGTTAAATTATACCAATCACCCACTCACTTTAACGACAAAAACCCTTTGTTATACTCATTTCAGGACCTAAAAAGCAGCTTTTCTGGTCCACTAGCGTCATTCAAATCTCATAGGAGACACATATGAAACGCTCTACGCTTAGCCTTGCACTTTGTGCGGTATTCACCTCTTCTTTCGCCATTGCGGCTGATAATTCATCCTTACCCGGCATCACCTCGCCAACAGATCCAGAGCAATCGGGCTGGAAATTGCTCTACGAAGAGACCTTTGACGAAGCTGATCCTGCGCTCACCGAAGCACAATGGCAAATTGATCCACTCGGTGAAAATTCTCCCTGGTACGTCGATGAATTTTCTGACGATGGCGAGTACTACAAGATATTGGGTGGTGAGGATTTTGACCGCGTCATGGACTCGCTCAACCTGATGCGTAAACGCGTGGCTATCGGCACGGACGGATGGCTCACCGTAGAACACGCTGCGCAGGATCTCAATAAAGACGGCAAGCCAGACTCAGAGCCAGCACTAATTATCGAAAATGGCGAAGCAACTATTGACGTACCAGCATGGAACGCCGGCTTGGTGCTGACCGCCAGTGAGCCTTTGCCAGCAGAATACCGCATTGAATACGACCTCAAAGCAGTCGATTTTGGTGGTAAACGCGACGGTGAATGGGAATATGACGGCAAATACAATGGTCATAAACCCACAGACACCTGCAAAACCAACTTCCCGTGGGTACGCAAAGGTGACTATAGCCAAGGCGGCAATGCAGAGATTGACCGCTGCGCAGAGCCGTGGGGCGATACCACACGTGAAAACGGCTATTACCTGCTCTCAATCATGGACTACGCAAACCCTGCACCGCACAACAACATTTTCATCCACAGTCACCGCAAAGTTGGTATGGATACATACTCAGTTGATGCATCTTGGGCGAAGAACTACAAATCATGTAACCCCGTTACCGGCGAGGTTTATCCATTCACCGAGTCCAGCGCTAATGGCATTAACCAAATCTTCTTTGATGGTCACTCATTCCGCGACCCGGCCTTTGCCTACAACCAGTTCGTGATGCCAACTCCTTGTGGCTTACGCGTTGGTGACGTACCGGATGCAACCATTGTTTCAGTCGCTGAATTACAGCCGGAACTGATGCCCGGCGAAACCTACAAAGTCGCGATCGAGCGTAACAAAGATGGCTACGCCACCGAGCTGACTGGTAAATTCAAGTACAGTGATGAAGTGATCACCATCCGCAATGAGCGCCCATTTATCTCTGATGACGGCCACTCAATCTGGCACTACAATCAAACCCCAGAAGAGTACGATGGCAGCCTCAATCAAACCCTGACCTTCGAAGGCCCATACGGCTCATTCAGTAAGGAAATGTGGCCGGAAGGATCAGCATACCCAGACAATTTTGCCATCGGTGATCCGCACCTCAACTACTACGAAGGTACAGCGGTGATCGACAATCTGCGCCTCTATGGTAAGTAAAGCGCTAACTTCGTCACACAAAAAAGGCAGTGGTTCTACCACTGCCTTTTGCTTTGCCTTTCAGCGTCAGCACTACGGCGCAAGACCGTATCAATTTAGGTTATTTCGCTTGTGCGTACTGCTCAGCGGCGTACTCCCAATTAACCACTTTCCACCACGCGTCGATGTAATCTGGGCGGCGGTTATTATAGTTCAGGTAGTAGGCGTGCTCCCATACGTCACAACCCAGGAGAGGTGTGCCGCGTTCTTCAACGACATCCATCAACGGATTATCCTGATTGGCCGTGTTGGTGATGGCAAGTTTGCCCGCTTCATCAACAATCAGCCAAGCCCAACCTGAGCCAAATTGACCTGTTGCTGCTTCTTTGAATTTCTCTTTAAACCCATCAAAGCTGCCAAAAGTTTCTTTAATGGCTTCCGCGAGCTCGCCAGTAGGCTCACCGCCACCATTCGGGCTCATGCTGCGCCAGTAAACAACGTGGTTAAAGAAGCCACCACCGTTATTGCGCACTGCGCCACTGGCGCTTGAAATATTGCCAAAGATTTCCTCAAAGCTTTTGTCTTCAAGTTCAGTGCCTTCAATCGCTGCGGTGAACTTGTCGAAGTAGCCCTTGTGGTGCTTGTCGTAATGCAAGTGCATGGTTTCGCTGTCAATGACAGGCTCTAGTGCCGCATAATCATACGGCAGTTCCGGGAATGTAAATGACATGTATTTGCCTCATGTGTTGTTTTTAAATGTCACCACATAAAGTAGTTACCGCGATGACAAATTTCAAGCACATGGCAATGTGTTAATCAGAGATCTTGTCCAATTTATAGCCAACGCCACGGATAGTGGTCAGTGGTAAGTCGTAGCCAGCTTCTTCAAAAGCTTTACGCAAACGGCGAATCGCAACATCCACAGCGCGATCACCAACGTCTGCATACTCGCCCCATACTTTCTCAAGCAATTGCTCACGCTGATGCACTTTGCCCGGCTGTGAGATAAACGTGGTGAGAAGTTGGTACTCACGGCGATGCAATTCAATGGGCTGACCGTTGTAGCATACTTCGTGGCTATCGGTATCAACGGTGATCGCTTCATAAGTCAGGGTGACCGGCTTTCCTTCATTGCTGCGCCTTAGCAAAGCACTGACTCGTGCCTTGAGTTCCGCGACGGAGAATGGCTTGGTCAGGTAATCATCAGCACCATTATCAAGGCCTTTGATGATGTCTTCTTCTGCAGAACGAGCAGTAAGCATGATAATTGGCAATTTGGCCGTGGCTTTACGCTGGCGCAATTCACGCAGCAGTGTAATGCCATTGCCATCGGGCAACATCCAGTCGAGGATAATGAGATCCGGTTTGGCTTCATTCAAAGCGAGATTAGCGCTTTGCAAAGATCTGGCTTCGCTAAACTGATAACCACCTTCCGCAAGCCCAAAGGTGATCAGCTGGCGAATACCACTTTCGTCTTCAACAATGAGAATATGCGCACTCATGATTAGAATCCTGATTATGTACCTGTGAATTATTTACTTGAAAACATGCTGCCGGTAATGGCGTAACTCATCAATGGAATCTTTAATATCGGCCAATGCAACGTGGGTACTCTGCTTTTGATAAAGCTTATCTGGATACCAGCGCTTGACTAGCTCTTTGAGCGTCGACACATCGAGGTTGCGATAATGGAAATAGTGCTCTAAATCAGGCATCAGCCGCGCCATAAAGCGGCGATCTTGGCAGATACTGTTACCGCACATTGGCGATTGACGTTGTGCGACGTGCTGCTTTACGAATTCCAGCGTCTCGGCCTCGGCCTGCGCAGTGCTGTAAGTACTCGCCTTAACGCGATCAATCAAGCCGGACTTACCGTGATAATGGGTATTCCATTCGTCGAGATTGTCCATAATCTCGTCAGGCTGATGAATGGCGATAACGGGACCTTCTGCGAGGATATTGAGCTCACCATCAGTAATGATGGTCGCGATTTCGATAATCTGATCATTCTGGCTGTCGAGGCCGGTCATTTCCAGATCAATCCAGATGAGATTGTGTTTTGCAGACATGAAGTATGGTGTAACTTAAAATAAAACGGCAGTTTATCAGATTCACCAGACAGACATAAGCAAGCTTCCCTACTTATATACGTAAGTGAATTTAATTATAATTTCCGGCATCCCAAATGGGTGCATTGGCCATCACAGTAACAAGAACTTCTCCCACACCTCACCAAAGCCACATAAACAACACACACTATCCGCTATATGTTTTATTTAACCTTTCTCGGCACATCCGCAGGTGTACCCACCAAACAACGCAACGTCTCAGCCTTGGCTGTGGTGTGCTTTGACCCGTATGCGCACCATGCCAAGCGTAAAGCCGCGCAAAAGCATCGTCCGTGGGTGCTAATTGATTGCGGTGAAGGTACACAGCATCAGCTTTTGCGCAGCAAGTTGTCTTTGTTGGACTTACAGGCTATTTGCATTACCCACGTACATGGTGACCATTGCTACGGCCTGCCGGGTTTGCTGGCGAGCATGGCAATGGCCGGGCGCAGTGAACCGCTAACCTTGATTGCACCCAAAGCAATTGGCACTTTACTCGATACCTTACGCCAAGCCACAGAACTATTCTTACCCTACCCCGTCACCTTTCTCGCAATAGAGGATCT carries:
- the pepE gene encoding dipeptidase PepE, whose amino-acid sequence is MNIFMLSNGQMPESTTLLDYALPSLKESLREHHAKNIIVIPYAVIRLSYEARVESVREAFAGLDVNISGIHEHTDPIAAINQADAILVSGGNTWYLNKALHDNGLIEPIREAVMNRGSTYIGWSAGSVICAPNMCTTNDMCIVDAPITDALAFLPFHINAHYIDAAIEHHMGETRDERIEEFCIHNPRKSVIGIPEGTWLHLDDNGLSYHAPKDKPLTYFHFGEEKRTFTTNDDINHFMQL
- a CDS encoding TOBE domain-containing protein — protein: MWRVTVKKTLGGFTLDASLQSDAERCVIIGQSGTGKSLLLKAIAGMMTPDAGHIQVNGRVLDGLDMAQRRVAYLFQDYALFPHLTVAQQVAFATKKGWLNPRQRIEDKRVRYWLEALEIEHLAGQYPAQLSGGQQQRTALARALVSEPEVLLLDEPFAALDTTLRDQMRRLLAEWQARLNLPLLMITHDPDDAQIFGDDVWQMVREDGRGSLQRLAQDNDDGADIRLRLLAAVEEYGDLMQAADKLGMTLSTARQCIDALNNFAGTALVQRDSDDGDYNYRVSAAGQEWLENYQQATGRQQRFIAHLSSQQREVLMNSYWQTSAHNQLRGKIVTVLDGAVNCEVQLAVGKGQILTAMISKGSAERLVLSEGMDVVALINAADVMLATESLAGVLSARNQLSGTVQRIEKGAVNDEVIVDIGHGVTLAATITHGSAENLAIAEGQTVYAVIKAPNVMLAVAR
- the modB gene encoding molybdate ABC transporter permease subunit, producing the protein MNIWVPLLLSLKVALWAVGINLLLGIACGFVLARGRFWGRDLLDTLLTLPMVMPPTVLGYYLLVLIGRNGALGSWLNEVFGIQLIFTWQGAVIAAVIVSFPLVFKPARAAFEQVDPNMEAAARLLGLSRMATFCRVTLPLAWRGILAGVLLAFARALGEFGATLMVAGSIPGKTQTLSTAVYEAVQAGRDGDAVMLVLVISVLCVVVLLAVGALAGGKIVRSGLR
- a CDS encoding superoxide dismutase, with protein sequence MSFTFPELPYDYAALEPVIDSETMHLHYDKHHKGYFDKFTAAIEGTELEDKSFEEIFGNISSASGAVRNNGGGFFNHVVYWRSMSPNGGGEPTGELAEAIKETFGSFDGFKEKFKEAATGQFGSGWAWLIVDEAGKLAITNTANQDNPLMDVVEERGTPLLGCDVWEHAYYLNYNNRRPDYIDAWWKVVNWEYAAEQYAQAK
- a CDS encoding response regulator; the encoded protein is MSAHILIVEDESGIRQLITFGLAEGGYQFSEARSLQSANLALNEAKPDLIILDWMLPDGNGITLLRELRQRKATAKLPIIMLTARSAEEDIIKGLDNGADDYLTKPFSVAELKARVSALLRRSNEGKPVTLTYEAITVDTDSHEVCYNGQPIELHRREYQLLTTFISQPGKVHQREQLLEKVWGEYADVGDRAVDVAIRRLRKAFEEAGYDLPLTTIRGVGYKLDKISD
- the orn gene encoding oligoribonuclease, coding for MSAKHNLIWIDLEMTGLDSQNDQIIEIATIITDGELNILAEGPVIAIHQPDEIMDNLDEWNTHYHGKSGLIDRVKASTYSTAQAEAETLEFVKQHVAQRQSPMCGNSICQDRRFMARLMPDLEHYFHYRNLDVSTLKELVKRWYPDKLYQKQSTHVALADIKDSIDELRHYRQHVFK